In the Lepisosteus oculatus isolate fLepOcu1 chromosome 6, fLepOcu1.hap2, whole genome shotgun sequence genome, one interval contains:
- the tcea1 gene encoding transcription elongation factor A protein 1 codes for MGKKEEEEIIRIAKKMDKMAQKKNASGALDLLKELKNIPMTLELLQSTRIGMSVNAIRKQSTDEEVTSLAKSLIKSWKKLLDEPGGGEKVSEEKKKEPTPPTPTSASTRSSPEPREESSSSNSSSKSETGDAPPNTLITTFPQAPNTSDSVRLKCREMLSSALQSGNDYIAIGADCDELGAQIEDCIFQEFKNTDMKYKNRVRSRIANLKDVKNPNLRRNVLCGNVPPDRMAKMTAEEMASDELKEMRKNLTKEAIREHQMARTGGTQTDLFCCGKCKKKNCTYTQVQTRSADEPMTTFVFCNECGNRWKFC; via the exons ATGGGGAAGAAGGAGGAAGAAGAGATCATAAGGATCGCGAAAAAGATGGATAAAATGGCGCAGAAAAAGAATGCG TCTGGAGCTTTGGATTTGCTGAAGGAGTTAAAGAACATTCCCATGACTCTTGAGTTACTACAG TCTACCAGGATTGGAATGTCTGTGAATGCTATTAGGAAACAGAGCACAGATGAAGAGGTCACCTCACTTGCAAAATCGCTCATCAAATcctggaagaagctgttag ATGAACCAGGAGGGGGTGAGAAGGTAtcagaagagaagaaaaaggaGCCAACACCTCCCACTCCCACGTCAGCTTCCACGCGGAGCAGCCCTGAGCCACGAGAGGAGAG TTCGAGCAGCAACTCAAGCAGCAAAAGTGAAACAGGTGATGCTCCACCCAACACACTGATCACCACTTTCCCTCAAGCTCCCAACACCTCAGACTCGGTGCGGCTTAAATGCAGAGAGATGCTCTCCAGTGCTCTTCAATCTGGGA ATGACTACATTGCTATTGGTGCCGATTGTGATGAACTTGGAGCTCAGATTGAAGACt GCATTTTTCAGGAATTCAAAAACACTGacatgaaatacaaaaacagGGTACGGAGCAGAATCGCTAACCTGAAAGATGTCAAGAACCCAAACCTGAGAAGGAATGTCCTTTGTGGAAACGTACCTCCAGACAGAATGGCCAAGATGACAGCAGAG GAAATGGCCAGTGATGAACTTAAAGAGATGCGTAAAAACCTGACCAAAGAGGCAATCCGAGAGCACCAGATggcaagaacaggaggcactcaGACTGATCTCTTCTGCTGTGGCAAATGCAAAAAGAAGAACTGTACATACACCCAG
- the lypla1 gene encoding acyl-protein thioesterase 1 isoform X1 produces MLSSLRWKLPVRCMCGNNMSTPLPAIVPAARKATAAVIFLHGLGDTGHSWAEAFAGIRTPHVKYICPHAPIMPVTLNMNMAMPSWFDIIGLSPEAEEDDSGIKEAAENIKALIDQEVKNGIPSHRIVLGGFSQGGALSLYTALTTQQKLAGVVALSCWLPLRSSFPQAAANGVNKDVGILQCHGEADPLVPLVFGCLTVEKLKSIVNPANVSFKTYPRMPHSSCPQEMMDIKQFIEKQLPPIN; encoded by the exons ATGTTATCATCGCTGAGATGGAAG TTGCCTGTCCGTTGTATGTGCGGTAATAACATGTCAACGCCGCTTCCAGCCATTGTACCCGCCGCCCGGAAAGCGACGGCAGCG GTAATATTCCTTCATGGATTGGGGGACACTGG ACACAGCTGGGCAGAAGCCTTTGCAGGCATCAGGACCCCCCatgttaaatatatttgcccTCATGC GCCAATAATGCCAGTTACCTTGAACATGAATATGGCCATGCCATCCTG GTTTGACATAATCGGACTTAGCCCTGAAGCAGAAGAAGATGATTCGGGAATcaaagaggcagcagaaaata ttaAAGCACTTATAGACCAAGAAGTAAAAAATGGAATACCTTCTCACAGAATTGTTTTGGGCGGATTTTCACAG GGAGGAGCGTTGTCTCTGTACACAGCTTTGACCACACAACAGAAACTGGCAGGCGTGGTAGCCCTGAGCTGCTGGCTTCCTCTGCGTAGTTCATTCCCACAG GCAGCGGCCAACGGTGTGAATAAAGACGTCGGTATTCTGCAGTGCCATGGAGAGGCTGATCCCCTGGTTCCTCTAGTGTTTGGGTGTCTCACGGTGGAAAAGTTAAAAAGTATTGTCAACCCAGCAAACGTCAGCTTCAAGACCTATCCAAGGATGCCACACAGTTCCTGCCCCCAG GAAATGATGGATATCAAGCAGTTTATCGAAAAGCAGCTACCTCCAATCAATTAA
- the lypla1 gene encoding acyl-protein thioesterase 1 isoform X2: protein MCGNNMSTPLPAIVPAARKATAAVIFLHGLGDTGHSWAEAFAGIRTPHVKYICPHAPIMPVTLNMNMAMPSWFDIIGLSPEAEEDDSGIKEAAENIKALIDQEVKNGIPSHRIVLGGFSQGGALSLYTALTTQQKLAGVVALSCWLPLRSSFPQAAANGVNKDVGILQCHGEADPLVPLVFGCLTVEKLKSIVNPANVSFKTYPRMPHSSCPQEMMDIKQFIEKQLPPIN from the exons ATGTGCGGTAATAACATGTCAACGCCGCTTCCAGCCATTGTACCCGCCGCCCGGAAAGCGACGGCAGCG GTAATATTCCTTCATGGATTGGGGGACACTGG ACACAGCTGGGCAGAAGCCTTTGCAGGCATCAGGACCCCCCatgttaaatatatttgcccTCATGC GCCAATAATGCCAGTTACCTTGAACATGAATATGGCCATGCCATCCTG GTTTGACATAATCGGACTTAGCCCTGAAGCAGAAGAAGATGATTCGGGAATcaaagaggcagcagaaaata ttaAAGCACTTATAGACCAAGAAGTAAAAAATGGAATACCTTCTCACAGAATTGTTTTGGGCGGATTTTCACAG GGAGGAGCGTTGTCTCTGTACACAGCTTTGACCACACAACAGAAACTGGCAGGCGTGGTAGCCCTGAGCTGCTGGCTTCCTCTGCGTAGTTCATTCCCACAG GCAGCGGCCAACGGTGTGAATAAAGACGTCGGTATTCTGCAGTGCCATGGAGAGGCTGATCCCCTGGTTCCTCTAGTGTTTGGGTGTCTCACGGTGGAAAAGTTAAAAAGTATTGTCAACCCAGCAAACGTCAGCTTCAAGACCTATCCAAGGATGCCACACAGTTCCTGCCCCCAG GAAATGATGGATATCAAGCAGTTTATCGAAAAGCAGCTACCTCCAATCAATTAA
- the lypla1 gene encoding acyl-protein thioesterase 1 isoform X3 has translation MPVTLNMNMAMPSWFDIIGLSPEAEEDDSGIKEAAENIKALIDQEVKNGIPSHRIVLGGFSQGGALSLYTALTTQQKLAGVVALSCWLPLRSSFPQAAANGVNKDVGILQCHGEADPLVPLVFGCLTVEKLKSIVNPANVSFKTYPRMPHSSCPQEMMDIKQFIEKQLPPIN, from the exons ATGCCAGTTACCTTGAACATGAATATGGCCATGCCATCCTG GTTTGACATAATCGGACTTAGCCCTGAAGCAGAAGAAGATGATTCGGGAATcaaagaggcagcagaaaata ttaAAGCACTTATAGACCAAGAAGTAAAAAATGGAATACCTTCTCACAGAATTGTTTTGGGCGGATTTTCACAG GGAGGAGCGTTGTCTCTGTACACAGCTTTGACCACACAACAGAAACTGGCAGGCGTGGTAGCCCTGAGCTGCTGGCTTCCTCTGCGTAGTTCATTCCCACAG GCAGCGGCCAACGGTGTGAATAAAGACGTCGGTATTCTGCAGTGCCATGGAGAGGCTGATCCCCTGGTTCCTCTAGTGTTTGGGTGTCTCACGGTGGAAAAGTTAAAAAGTATTGTCAACCCAGCAAACGTCAGCTTCAAGACCTATCCAAGGATGCCACACAGTTCCTGCCCCCAG GAAATGATGGATATCAAGCAGTTTATCGAAAAGCAGCTACCTCCAATCAATTAA
- the mrpl15 gene encoding large ribosomal subunit protein uL15m, whose product MSVPRKPGGKALDLLRNLPRISLANLRPNPGAKKLEKRRGRGAHGGSKSGRGHKGERQRGNRPRLGFEGGQTPFYLLIPKYGYNEGHSRRPQYQPLSLNRLQYLIDLGRVDPREPIDLTQLVNARGVTVQPLKKDYGIQLVEEGADIFSAKVNIEVQMASELAIAAIEKNGGIITTSFYDPRSLTVLCRPVPFFMTGQPIPKRMLPGEDLVPYYTDATNRGYLADPAQIQQARLELARKYGYVLPDITKDELYQMLTMRKDPRQIFFGLAPGWVVNMAEKKILKPTDERLLSYYSS is encoded by the exons ATGTCTGTCCCCAGGAAACCAGGTGGAAAGGCACTGGATCTTCTTCGAAATTTGCCAAGGATCTCTCTCGCGAATCTTAGACCGAACCCGGGAGCCAAGAAACTT GAGAAGAGGCGAGGCCGAGGAGCCCATGGGGGAAGCAAGAGTGGCCGTGGTCACAAAGGAGAAAGGCAGAGGGGCAATCGCCCTCGGCTGGGTTTCGAGGGAGGACAGACACCCTTTTACCTCCTTATCCCCAAATACGGCTACAATGAGGGGCACAG TCGCCGGCCTCAGTACCAGCCCTTAAGTCTGAATAGACTCCAGTACCTGATAGATCTGGGCAGAGTTGACCCCAGAGAGCCCATAGACCTCACACAGTTAGTGAATGCCAGAGGAGTGACAGTGCAGCCACTGAAGAAGGACTATGGTATTCAGCTAGTGGAAGAG GGTGCTGACATTTTTTCAGCTAAAGTGAACATTGAAGTTCAGATGGCTTCTGAACTTGCAATAGCTGCCATAGAAAAGAATGGTGGGATTATTACAACAAGCTTCTATGACCCCAGAAGTTTAA CTGTCCTCTGTAGACCTGTTCCGTTCTTTATGACTGGGCAACCCATTCCAAAGCGTATGCTTCCAGGAGAAGATTTAGTCCCATATTATACGGATGCCACAAACCGAGGCTACCTGGCTGACCCAGCCCAGATTCAGCAAGCCAGGCTTGAACTTGCCAGGAAATATGGGTATGTTTTACCTGACATTACCAAGGATGAGCTGTACCAGATGCTTACAATGCGGAAGGACCCTCGGCAGATTTTCTTTGGCCTCGCCCCAGGTTGGGTCGTCAACATGGCGGAAAAGAAGATTCTGAAGCCCACGGATGAGAGACTGCTGAGTTATTATAgttcatga